The following proteins come from a genomic window of Candidatus Thiodiazotropha sp. CDECU1:
- a CDS encoding glutaredoxin family protein, translating into MSSLRFYYREGCHLCDDMLQELERLQTEWRFELIEVDIDRYPAIREKYHTRIPLLEDHQGRCLSEYFLDQATLLSYLQGA; encoded by the coding sequence GTGAGCTCACTTCGCTTCTACTACAGAGAGGGCTGCCATCTCTGCGATGACATGCTGCAGGAACTAGAGCGGTTGCAAACGGAGTGGAGGTTTGAGCTTATCGAGGTCGACATCGACCGCTATCCCGCCATACGGGAGAAGTATCACACCCGGATACCCTTGCTGGAAGATCACCAGGGAAGGTGTCTGAGTGAGTATTTTCTCGATCAGGCGACACTTCTAAGCTATTTGCAGGGCGCTTGA